A region from the Lutra lutra chromosome 1, mLutLut1.2, whole genome shotgun sequence genome encodes:
- the CHST2 gene encoding LOW QUALITY PROTEIN: carbohydrate sulfotransferase 2 (The sequence of the model RefSeq protein was modified relative to this genomic sequence to represent the inferred CDS: deleted 2 bases in 1 codon) yields the protein MSRSPPRALPPGAPPRLLPAAPAAAPRALLPPWPRRPGRRWPASPLGMKVFRRKALVLCAGYALLLVLTMLNLLDYKWHKEPLQQCSPDGPLGAAAGAAGGGWARPGPPPAVRPRAHTRLDPRTPYRPPAAAGVGVAPAAAAAAGSGAVAPPRNGTRGTGGSGEKRQLVYVFTTWRSGSSFFGELFNQNPEVFFLYEPVWHVWQKLYPGDAVSLQGAARDMLSALYRCDLSVFQLYSPAGSGGRNLTTLGIFGAATNKVVCSSPLCPAYRKEVVGLVDDRVCKKCPPQRLARFEEECRKYRTLVIKGVRVFDVAVLAPLLRDPALDLKVIHLVRDPRAVASSRIRSRHGLIRESLQVVRSRDPRAHRMPFLEAAGHKLGVKKEGVGGPADYHALGAMEVICNSMAKTLQTALQPPDWLQGHYLVVRYEDLVGDPVKTLRRVYDFVGLLVSPEMEQFALNMTSGSGSSSKPFVVSARNATQAANAWRTALTFQQIKQVEEFCYQPMAVLGYERVNSPEEVKDLSKTLLRKPRL from the exons ATGAGCCGCAGCCCGCCGCGAGCCCTGCCCCCGGGCGCGCCCCCCCGGTTGCTCCCGGCTGCGCCTGCCGCCGCGCCGCGCGCCCTGCTCCCGCCGTGGCCCAGGCGCCCGGGCCGTCGCTGGCCCGCGTCCCCGCTCGGAATGAAGGTGTTCCGCAGGAAGGCGCTGGTGCTGTGCGCGGGCTATGCGCTGCTGCTGGTGCTCACCATGCTCAACCTCCTGGACTACAAGTGGCACAAGGAGCCGCTGCAGCAATGCAGCCCCGACGGGCCGCTCGGTGCCGCGGCGGGGGCGGCTGGGGGCGGCTGGGCGCGCCCGGGGCCGCCTCCGGCTGTGCGGCCCCGCGCACACACCCGCTTGGACCCTCGTACTCCGTATCGCCCTCCTGCCGCCGCAGGCGTCGGTGTGGCCCCAGCCGCCGCCGCAGCAGCA GGCAGCGGGGCCGTGGCCCCTCCTCGCAATGGCACTCGGGGCACCGGGGGTAGCGGAGAAAAGAGGCAGTTGGTGTATGTGTTCACCACGTGGCGCTCGGGCTCGTCTTTCTTTGGTGAGCTCTTCAACCAGAACCCCGAGGTGTTCTTTCTCTACGAGCCAGTGTGGCATGTGTGGCAAAAACTGTACCCAGGGGACGCTGTTTCTCTGCAAGGGGCTGCGCGGGACATGCTGAGCGCTCTCTATCGCTGCGACCTCTCGGTCTTCCAGCTGTACAGCCCTGCGGGTAGCGGGGGGCGCAACCTCACCACGCTGGGCATTTTCGGGGCAGCCACCAACAAGGTGGTGTGCTCCTCGCCGCTGTGCCCCGCCTACCGCAAGGAGGTCGTGGGGCTGGTGGATGACCGCGTGTGCAAGAAGTGCCCGCCGCAGCGCCTGGCACGCTTTGAGGAGGAGTGCCGAAAGTACCGCACGCTGGTCATCAAGGGCGTGCGTGTCTTCGACGTGGCCGTGTTGGCGCCCCTGCTGCGCGACCCGGCCCTGGACCTCAAGGTCATCCACCTAGTGCGCGATCCGCGTGCTGTGGCCAGCTCACGCATCCGCTCGCGCCACGGGCTTATCCGCGAGAGTCTTCAGGTGGTGCGCAGCCGGGACCCGCGAGCCCACCGCATGCCCTTCCTGGAGGCCGCTGGCCACAAGCTGGGCGTCAAGAAGGAGGGCGTGGGCGGCCCGGCGGACTACCACGCGCTTGGCGCTATGGAGGTCATCTGCAACAGCATGGCCAAGACACTCCAGACGGCCCTGCAGCCCCCTGACTGGCTGCAAGGCCACTACCTGGTCGTGCGGTACGAGGACCTGGTGGGAGACCCCGTCAAGACCCTACGGAGGGTGTACGACTTTGTGGGGCTGCTGGTGAGCCCCGAAATGGAACAGTTTGCCCTCAACATGACCAGCGGCTCAGGCTCCTCCTCTAAGCCTTTCGTAGTGTCCGCGCGGAATGCCACGCAGGCCGCCAACGCCTGGCGGACGGCCCTCACCTTCCAGCAGATCAAACAGGTGGAGGAGTTTTGCTACCAGCCCATGGCGGTGCTGGGCTATGAGCGGGTCAATAGCCCGGAGGAGGTCAAAGACCTCAGTAAGACCCTGCTCCGGAAGCCCCGGCTCTGA